The following are encoded together in the Portunus trituberculatus isolate SZX2019 chromosome 25, ASM1759143v1, whole genome shotgun sequence genome:
- the LOC123508682 gene encoding LOW QUALITY PROTEIN: uncharacterized protein LOC123508682 (The sequence of the model RefSeq protein was modified relative to this genomic sequence to represent the inferred CDS: inserted 1 base in 1 codon), with protein MIDVVSTDFAIENYAQVAGAGGSWMEWDDRRRRDAEDPWPPPRPPEPPAFPDDPWGGDNDWHDDFWNDAPWEDARLEIPPEAYGVEEYDFGGCDCGGPPPPIFHLPPPPPLPRLPEEEEEGSGCDAPPPSEVCPALLVAGDAHTHQRLQPPLAALVVAAATLTLVFIIAALVCWRYRRQRGRRGPSKSSSDLTNGVIYEDLPSGPTPRVVPAAHGHPRDTHTLAPMELLDMKLTPHVHASSYGGAEDGTPAILQQYQPSQPLSPSFNPTHTSPPYSPKKPFDTHRSNRSSQELYNPTYEEISTAGSDTTSVSSASVSSEGAQQQLERRSEGQGPPTIWSEPGSCTCSGGRRAPQGRRGTRGGRSRKPRATSSATSTGTTEGSEYHEALLPQLVPAMGLKGTARHPTLPYTIQGTSDGRTSTSSSSDLPVDRCLAPREPRYYVGVPPPSTRSPITPDGPLRGPPGLFGGDSVEGSSGASTCGGERPSPTERGLPPLPSRSDRYRIYFSTERRXGMDGAPLPVGARTLNPGTRKRQRRHETSGTRESEPLYHEL; from the exons GTGGCCGGCGCTGGCGGGTCATGGATGGAGTGGGACGACCGCCGCCGCCGTGACGCTGAGGACCCCTGgccgccgccccgccccccGGAGCCCCCCGCCTTCCCCGATGACCCATGGGGCGGCGACAACGATTGGCACGATGACTTCTGGAACGACGCCCCCTGGGAGGACGCCCGCCTCGAGATCCCCCCGGAGGCTTACGGAGTGGAAGAGTATGACTTCGGAGGATGTGACTGCggaggaccacctcctcccatattccacctccctccacctccacccctccctcgtctccctgaggaggaggaggagggttctgGCTGCGATGCCCCGCCACCTTCTGAGGTGTGCCCCGCCCTGCTGGTGGCGGGAGacgcacacactcaccagcGGCTGCAGCCTCCCCTGGCGGCGCTGGTGGTCGCCGCCGCCACACTTACGCTCGTCTTCATCATCGCTGCCCTTGTCTGCTGGAG GTACCGGAGGCAGCGTGGCCGGAGGGGACCCTCCAAGTCCTCGAGCGATCTCACCAACGGCGTCATTTACGAGGACCTTCCCTCCGGGCCCACACCGAGGGTGGTGCCCGCCGCCCACGGCCATCCCCGCGACACCCACACTCTGGCGCCCATGGAG CTCTTGGACATGAAACTGACGCCTCACGTGCACGCCTCGAGCTACGGCGGGGCGGAGGACGGCACCCCAGCCATCCTGCAACAGTATCAGCCCAGCCAGCCCCTCTCGCCTTCCTTCAATCCCACCCACACTTCCCCGCCCTACTCCCCAAAGAAACCGTTTGACACGCACCGCTCCAACAGGAGCTCGCAGGAGCTGTACAACCCGACCTACGAGGAAATTTCAACGG CAGGAAGCGACACTACTTCCGTCAGCAGCGCCAGCGTGAGCTCCGAGGGTGCACAGCAACAGCTGGAGCGGCGCAGCGAGGGCCAGGGTCCGCCCACCATCTGGTCTGAGCCCGGCAGTTGTACGTGCTCTGGGGGCAGGCGAGCCCCACAGGGGAGGCGAGGGACAAGGGGTGGCCGCTCCCGCAAGCCCCGGGCCACCAGCAGCGCAACGAGCACCGGGACCACAGAGGGCAGTGAGTATCACGAGGCGCTGCTGCCCCAGCTGGTGCCCGCCATGGGCCTGAAGGGTACGGCGCGGCATCCTACACTGCCCTACACCATTCAGGGCACCAGCGACGGCCGCACCTCCACCTCGTCTTCTTCTGACCTCCCGGTGGACCGCTGCCTCGCTCCCCGAGAGCCGCGCTACTACGTGGGCGTACCGCCCCCCTCCACGCGCAGTCCCATTACCCCGGATGGGCCGCTGCGAGGGCCCCCAGGACTCTTTGGCGGAGATTCGGTGGAAGGCTCCTCCGGGGCGTCAACGTGCGGGGGTGAGCGGCCTTCGCCGACGGAACGTGgcttgcctcccctcccctcccgcaGCGACCGCTACCGGATCTACTTCAGCACTGAGCGGC CGGGCATGGATGGGGCGCCGCTCCCTGTCGGCGCCCGTACCCTCAACCCTGGCACCAGAAAACGCCAACGGCGGCACGAAACCTCGGGCACGCGGGAGAGCGAGCCGTTATACCATGAGTtgtag